One stretch of Motilibacter rhizosphaerae DNA includes these proteins:
- a CDS encoding DUF3090 family protein: protein MPRRLFEYDPPERFVAGTIGEPGSREFYLQASGFGRVTTVGLEKQQVAALAERVDELLDEVLRRTGGTAAVPAVAPAELEDDEPLELPVDEEFRVGTMALAWDADTDQVVVEAQEVGADDDEEPADEEDGPSLLRVRMSGGAARAFAKRAAALVASGRPPCPFCGLPLDPAGHVCPRANGYRR from the coding sequence GTGCCCCGCCGACTGTTCGAGTACGACCCGCCCGAGCGCTTCGTCGCCGGGACCATCGGCGAGCCGGGCTCGCGGGAGTTCTACCTCCAGGCGAGCGGGTTCGGCCGCGTGACCACCGTCGGGTTGGAGAAGCAGCAGGTCGCCGCCCTCGCCGAGCGCGTCGACGAGCTGCTCGACGAGGTGCTGCGGCGCACGGGCGGCACCGCCGCCGTGCCGGCGGTCGCCCCCGCGGAGCTCGAGGACGACGAGCCGCTCGAGCTCCCCGTCGACGAGGAGTTCCGCGTCGGGACCATGGCGCTGGCCTGGGACGCCGACACCGACCAGGTGGTCGTGGAGGCGCAGGAGGTGGGCGCCGACGACGACGAGGAGCCCGCCGACGAGGAGGACGGCCCGTCGCTGCTGCGCGTGCGCATGTCCGGAGGCGCGGCGCGCGCCTTCGCCAAGCGGGCGGCCGCGCTCGTGGCCTCCGGCCGCCCGCCGTGCCCCTTCTGCGGGCTCCCGCTCGACCCCGCCGGGCACGTCTGTCCGCGCGCCAACGGCTACCGTCGCTGA
- a CDS encoding histidine phosphatase family protein has product MALLVLVRHGRTTANASGTLAGWTEGVGLDDTGREQAARTAARLAGTPLAAVVSSPLQRTRETAAAILEGRELEARLDDRLGECHYGEWTGRPLAELAKDPLWPVVQQQPSAVRFPGGESLREVQHRAVAAVRELDEELGEQAVWVAVSHGDVIKAVLADALGMHLDAFQRIAVDPASVSVVRYTKERPYVLRVNDSGDDLSWLGRTDPAPTSAPVGGGAGTA; this is encoded by the coding sequence ATGGCGCTGCTCGTCCTCGTGCGCCACGGGCGCACGACCGCGAACGCGTCGGGCACCCTCGCGGGCTGGACGGAGGGCGTCGGCCTCGACGACACCGGCCGGGAGCAGGCCGCGCGCACGGCCGCCCGGCTGGCCGGGACCCCGCTCGCCGCGGTCGTCTCCAGCCCGCTGCAGCGCACCCGCGAGACCGCCGCGGCCATCCTCGAGGGGCGCGAGCTCGAGGCGCGGCTCGACGACCGGCTGGGGGAGTGCCACTACGGCGAGTGGACGGGGCGCCCGCTGGCCGAGCTGGCGAAGGACCCGCTGTGGCCCGTCGTGCAGCAGCAGCCGAGCGCGGTCCGCTTCCCCGGCGGGGAGTCCCTGCGCGAGGTGCAGCACCGCGCGGTGGCCGCCGTGCGGGAGCTCGACGAGGAGCTCGGCGAGCAGGCCGTCTGGGTCGCGGTCTCTCACGGCGACGTCATCAAGGCCGTGCTCGCCGACGCGCTGGGGATGCACCTCGACGCCTTCCAGCGCATCGCGGTCGATCCGGCGTCGGTGTCCGTCGTCCGCTACACCAAGGAGCGGCCCTACGTGCTGCGCGTCAACGACAGCGGGGACGACCTGTCCTGGCTCGGCCGCACCGACCCGGCGCCGACCTCGGCCCCCGTGGGCGGCGGCGCCGGGACGGCCTGA
- a CDS encoding hybrid sensor histidine kinase/response regulator: protein MTDRRPARPLRDLLARPLHVGVAALVAAVLIGTSAAAVVLLRIAPAVDRQDEVVQVLQDGHTAMVDQETGLRAYLLTRDPQFLEPYASGRAREAALDAQLGRLVAGQRRTSGEVQAMRTARAAWHAGWSDPVLRAQPDLTDRTALTSLLLQGKHLFDGYRTTETAVRTTALQRREGALRDERTAVAVAAAAELVVALLAGLFVVRSGRRLRREVLPPVQDLRHGLAALTEGDLAARVPLAGPLEVQDIGRDVNALAVALQVERGLVHARENALISAREDAERAGQAKAAFLATMSHEIRTPLNAVLGLTDLLLAGEASEEQRRHLRTIATSGDSLLTLINDILDFSKIESGELELESVPFDVAGTLLTVAELFAVQAAERGLDLLVDLGAYDEVWVVGDEGRLRQVLVNLVGNALKFTSCGQVVVALVEARDGTVEVAVRDTGIGIPADRIDVLFEPFRQADASTTRLFGGTGLGLAITSRIVTAMGGAIRVASEPGAGSCFMVRLPIPAAPSRWRSADGTSVAGLRLLVVDDNETNLQILRTQLEAADAVVLTAEDGPGGLAAYAAETAAGRRIDAVLLDSDMPGMDGIEVARELARRPEGTRPVCLLLSSPAAVRPLDRPLFAARLQKPVRPLKLRRTIANTVDAGTGSGAGAGLGRADEPLRVLVAEDNPVNQELMRAYLARLGHDADLVDDGAAAVEAVRTRDYDVVLMDGQMPVLDGLEATAEIRRLGGRQPHVVAVTASAFATDREAFLRAGADSFLAKPLRLEVLAAALSRIADTRGAAQQGAEPDGTTAEWRWEPEAAYAGVLDPRTVGEMTALGTGEMRQLYEGFGRNLATAAERLRGLADGDPEGLAPALHKLRGSSGSFGAARLAVACAAAEALVGTAEPAVVVGEVLALAAEAVGAVEALVASLPEDAAAEEQGASAGW, encoded by the coding sequence GTGACCGACCGGCGACCAGCGCGCCCCCTGCGCGACCTGCTCGCCCGGCCCCTGCACGTGGGGGTCGCCGCCCTCGTCGCGGCCGTCCTCATCGGGACCAGCGCCGCCGCCGTCGTGCTCCTCCGCATCGCCCCCGCCGTCGACCGGCAGGACGAGGTCGTCCAGGTCCTCCAGGACGGCCACACCGCGATGGTCGACCAGGAGACCGGCCTGCGGGCCTACCTCCTCACCCGGGACCCGCAGTTCCTCGAGCCCTACGCCTCGGGGCGCGCCCGGGAAGCGGCGCTGGACGCGCAGCTCGGCCGGCTCGTCGCGGGCCAGCGGCGCACCAGCGGCGAGGTGCAGGCCATGCGCACCGCACGCGCGGCCTGGCACGCGGGCTGGTCCGACCCCGTGCTCCGCGCGCAGCCGGACCTCACCGACCGTACGGCGCTGACCTCGCTGCTGCTGCAGGGCAAGCACCTGTTCGACGGCTACCGCACCACGGAGACCGCGGTCCGGACGACGGCGCTCCAGCGCCGGGAGGGCGCGCTCCGCGACGAGCGGACGGCCGTCGCCGTCGCCGCTGCGGCGGAGCTCGTCGTGGCGCTGCTCGCCGGGCTGTTCGTCGTGCGCTCCGGCCGGCGGTTGCGCCGGGAGGTGCTGCCGCCCGTCCAGGACCTGCGCCACGGGCTCGCCGCGCTCACCGAGGGCGACCTCGCTGCCCGCGTCCCCCTGGCCGGACCGCTCGAGGTCCAGGACATCGGCCGCGACGTCAACGCCCTGGCGGTCGCGCTGCAGGTCGAGCGCGGCCTGGTCCACGCCCGGGAGAACGCCCTCATCAGCGCCCGCGAGGACGCCGAGCGCGCCGGCCAGGCGAAGGCCGCGTTCCTCGCGACGATGAGCCACGAGATCCGTACGCCGCTCAACGCGGTCCTCGGGCTCACCGACCTGCTGCTGGCCGGCGAGGCCTCCGAGGAGCAGCGCCGCCACCTCCGCACGATCGCCACCAGCGGGGACAGCCTGCTCACGCTCATCAACGACATCCTCGACTTCTCCAAGATCGAGTCCGGCGAGCTCGAGCTCGAGTCGGTGCCGTTCGACGTCGCGGGGACGCTGCTCACGGTCGCCGAGCTGTTCGCCGTGCAGGCGGCCGAGCGCGGGCTCGACCTGCTCGTCGACCTGGGGGCCTACGACGAGGTCTGGGTCGTCGGCGACGAGGGCCGCCTGCGCCAGGTGCTGGTCAACCTCGTCGGCAACGCGCTCAAGTTCACCAGCTGCGGCCAGGTCGTGGTGGCGCTGGTCGAGGCTCGCGACGGCACCGTCGAGGTCGCGGTCCGCGACACCGGCATCGGCATCCCCGCCGACCGCATCGACGTGCTCTTCGAGCCCTTCCGCCAGGCGGACGCGTCGACGACGCGGCTGTTCGGCGGGACCGGGCTGGGGCTGGCGATCACCTCGCGGATCGTCACCGCCATGGGCGGCGCGATCCGTGTGGCGAGCGAGCCCGGGGCGGGCTCGTGCTTCATGGTGCGGCTGCCCATCCCGGCGGCGCCCAGCCGCTGGCGCAGCGCGGACGGCACCTCGGTGGCGGGCCTGCGGCTGCTCGTGGTCGACGACAACGAGACCAACCTGCAGATCCTGCGCACGCAGCTCGAGGCCGCCGACGCCGTCGTGCTGACGGCCGAGGACGGCCCGGGCGGCCTCGCCGCGTACGCCGCGGAGACCGCCGCCGGCCGACGCATCGACGCGGTCCTGCTCGACTCCGACATGCCCGGCATGGACGGCATCGAGGTGGCGCGCGAGCTCGCCCGCCGGCCGGAGGGCACGCGGCCGGTGTGCCTGCTGCTCAGCAGCCCCGCCGCCGTGCGCCCGCTGGACCGACCGCTGTTCGCGGCGCGCCTGCAGAAGCCGGTGCGCCCGCTCAAGCTGCGGCGCACGATCGCGAACACCGTCGACGCGGGCACGGGCAGCGGGGCGGGCGCCGGGCTCGGCCGGGCCGACGAGCCCCTGCGCGTCCTGGTCGCCGAGGACAACCCGGTCAACCAGGAGCTCATGCGGGCGTACCTCGCGCGCCTCGGGCACGACGCCGACCTCGTCGACGACGGCGCCGCCGCGGTGGAGGCGGTGCGCACCCGCGACTACGACGTCGTGCTCATGGACGGCCAGATGCCCGTGCTCGACGGGCTGGAGGCCACCGCCGAGATCCGGCGGCTCGGCGGGCGGCAGCCGCACGTCGTGGCGGTCACCGCGAGCGCGTTCGCGACCGACCGCGAGGCGTTCCTGCGCGCCGGTGCGGACTCCTTCCTCGCCAAGCCGCTGCGCCTCGAGGTGCTGGCGGCCGCGCTCTCCCGCATCGCCGACACCCGCGGCGCCGCGCAGCAGGGCGCGGAGCCGGACGGGACCACCGCGGAGTGGCGCTGGGAGCCGGAGGCGGCGTACGCCGGGGTGCTGGACCCCCGCACGGTCGGCGAGATGACCGCGCTGGGCACCGGGGAGATGCGCCAGCTCTACGAGGGGTTCGGCCGCAACCTCGCCACGGCGGCCGAGCGGCTGCGCGGCCTGGCCGACGGCGACCCCGAGGGGCTCGCGCCGGCGCTGCACAAGCTCAGAGGCAGCAGCGGGTCGTTCGGGGCGGCGCGGCTCGCCGTCGCGTGCGCCGCCGCCGAGGCCCTGGTCGGCACCGCGGAGCCGGCCGTCGTCGTCGGCGAGGTGCTCGCGCTCGCCGCCGAGGCGGTCGGCGCGGTCGAGGCGCTCGTCGCGTCGCTGCCGGAGGACGCCGCCGCCGAGGAGCAGGGCGCCAGCGCCGGGTGGTGA
- a CDS encoding undecaprenyl-diphosphate phosphatase has product MSATLSWIDSAVLGVVEGLTEFLPVSSTGHLTVAESILGLKVDDDAITAFTAVIQVGAILAVVLFFRKDIVRMVLAFLRGLRDPSARTDPDWRLAVYVIAGTIPAGVLGLAAKPLVEGPLRSLWVVGISLIVWSGAMWWAERVGRQDRGEQQLTLRDGVVVGVSQLLAVLFPGVSRSGATISTALYLGLDRVAATRLSFFLAIPLLLAAGGLELPKATDVGAGKLLLGTVVSFVVAYAAVAWLLRFVASNSIAKFVPYRVVVGVIVLVSLAAGWLDA; this is encoded by the coding sequence GTGTCCGCCACGCTGTCCTGGATCGACTCGGCCGTGCTCGGGGTGGTGGAGGGGCTCACGGAGTTCCTGCCCGTCTCGTCCACCGGCCACCTCACCGTCGCCGAGAGCATCCTCGGGCTGAAGGTCGACGACGACGCCATCACGGCCTTCACCGCGGTCATCCAGGTGGGCGCGATCCTCGCGGTGGTGCTCTTCTTCCGCAAGGACATCGTCCGCATGGTGCTCGCCTTCCTGCGCGGCCTGCGCGACCCCTCGGCGCGGACGGACCCCGACTGGCGGCTCGCGGTCTACGTCATCGCCGGCACGATCCCGGCGGGCGTGCTCGGGCTCGCGGCCAAGCCGCTGGTCGAGGGCCCGCTGCGCAGCCTGTGGGTCGTGGGGATCTCGCTCATCGTCTGGTCCGGCGCCATGTGGTGGGCGGAGCGGGTCGGCCGGCAGGACCGCGGGGAGCAGCAGCTGACGCTGCGCGACGGGGTCGTCGTCGGGGTCTCCCAGCTGCTGGCCGTGCTCTTCCCGGGCGTCTCGCGCTCGGGCGCGACGATCAGCACCGCGCTCTACCTCGGCCTCGACCGGGTGGCCGCCACCCGCCTGTCGTTCTTCCTCGCGATCCCGCTGCTGCTCGCGGCCGGCGGCCTCGAGCTGCCCAAGGCGACCGACGTCGGCGCCGGCAAGCTGCTGCTCGGCACCGTCGTCTCCTTCGTCGTCGCGTACGCCGCGGTGGCCTGGCTGCTCCGCTTCGTCGCGAGCAACTCGATCGCGAAGTTCGTGCCCTACCGCGTGGTCGTCGGCGTCATCGTCCTCGTCTCGCTCGCGGCCGGCTGGCTGGACGCCTGA
- a CDS encoding DUF5703 family protein, with product MREWETRTVHLPRGTSRNEARAFLVEQAELGHWELRRLRLYADGRRKIELRRRVIKAVRTA from the coding sequence GTGCGTGAGTGGGAGACCCGGACCGTCCACCTGCCCAGGGGCACGAGCCGCAACGAGGCTCGGGCCTTCCTGGTCGAGCAGGCTGAGCTCGGCCACTGGGAGCTGCGCCGGCTGCGGCTCTACGCCGACGGCCGGCGAAAGATCGAGCTGCGCCGCCGCGTGATCAAGGCCGTGCGCACCGCCTGA
- a CDS encoding aldo/keto reductase — translation MEQRQVGRSGLRVSRLGLGTLTWGRDTDELDAADLARAFLDAGGTLVETSPAYGEGAAEAVLGALLAGRVPRDDVLLVTRAGGADRSRRGLLASLDASLQRLGTPDVDLLLLDGWDSRVPLDEALAAADAAVASGRAAYVGLAGCTGWQVARSVTWQEALRRAPLVAAAVPWSLAEREAEQDVVPASAELGLGVLGGAALGGGVLTGKYRHGVPSDSRAASTHLAERVEPLLRGRPRSVVDALATAAEGLGVPPLTAALGWLWSRPELASAVVGPRTPQQLRAVLAADAAAPLPGAIVAALDDVSAP, via the coding sequence GTGGAGCAGCGCCAGGTCGGCCGCAGCGGGCTGCGGGTCTCGCGGCTCGGGCTCGGGACGCTGACCTGGGGTCGCGACACCGACGAGCTCGACGCCGCGGACCTCGCGCGCGCGTTCCTCGACGCGGGCGGCACGCTCGTCGAGACCTCCCCCGCGTACGGCGAAGGGGCCGCCGAGGCGGTGCTCGGCGCGCTGCTCGCGGGCCGCGTCCCCCGCGACGACGTGCTGCTCGTCACGCGCGCCGGCGGGGCGGACCGCTCCCGGCGCGGCCTGCTCGCCTCGCTCGACGCCTCCCTGCAGCGGCTCGGCACCCCGGACGTCGACCTCCTGCTCCTCGACGGCTGGGACAGCCGGGTCCCGCTCGACGAGGCGCTCGCCGCGGCGGACGCCGCCGTCGCCAGCGGCCGGGCGGCGTACGTCGGGCTGGCCGGCTGCACGGGCTGGCAGGTGGCCCGCTCGGTGACCTGGCAGGAGGCGCTGCGCCGCGCGCCGCTCGTGGCGGCCGCCGTCCCCTGGTCCCTCGCCGAGCGGGAGGCCGAGCAGGACGTCGTCCCCGCCAGCGCGGAGCTCGGCCTCGGCGTGCTGGGCGGCGCAGCGCTCGGTGGCGGGGTGCTCACCGGCAAGTACCGCCACGGCGTGCCCTCGGACTCGCGGGCGGCCTCGACCCACCTCGCCGAGCGCGTGGAGCCGCTGCTCCGCGGGCGCCCCCGCTCCGTCGTCGACGCGCTCGCGACGGCCGCGGAGGGCCTCGGCGTCCCGCCGCTCACCGCCGCCCTCGGCTGGCTCTGGTCGCGCCCGGAGCTCGCGAGCGCGGTCGTCGGGCCGCGTACGCCGCAGCAGCTGCGCGCCGTCCTGGCCGCGGACGCCGCGGCCCCCCTGCCGGGCGCGATCGTGGCGGCGCTCGACGACGTCTCGGCGCCCTAG
- the mshC gene encoding cysteine--1-D-myo-inosityl 2-amino-2-deoxy-alpha-D-glucopyranoside ligase — protein sequence MHPWPAPAVPALPGRGSQLVLHDSATGTRTAVGGGERSRLYVCGITPYDATHLGHAATYVAFDLVQRVWRDAGSTVSYVQNVTDVDDPLLERAAATGVDWRDLAARETALFCEDMAALGVLPPDRYVAVTEVVPQIAEAVARMLEGGSAYRLDEDVYFAVDSDPAYGGVAHLDDATARALSAERGGDPDRPGKRGPLDPLLWRGERPGEPAWDSPVGRGRPGWHVECTVIALSCLGGGFEVQGGGRDLVFPHHEMSASHSHALGEEFAQVYAHAGLVAYEGEKISKSRGNLVLVSRLRAQGVDPAAVRLAILAHHYRSEWEWTDEVLAEAVARLGRWQAALGRNEGPDPEPVLAGVRAAMADDLDAPAALALVDDWAARAVAGEGEQVPGAPGLVARTVDALLGVRL from the coding sequence GTGCACCCCTGGCCGGCTCCTGCCGTTCCCGCCCTGCCCGGACGCGGCTCGCAGCTGGTCCTCCACGACTCGGCCACCGGGACCCGGACCGCCGTCGGCGGAGGCGAGCGCTCACGGCTCTACGTCTGCGGGATCACGCCGTACGACGCCACCCACCTCGGGCACGCCGCGACCTACGTCGCCTTCGACCTGGTCCAGCGGGTGTGGCGCGACGCCGGCTCGACGGTGTCCTACGTGCAGAACGTCACCGACGTCGACGACCCGCTGCTCGAGCGCGCCGCCGCGACCGGCGTCGACTGGCGCGACCTCGCGGCGCGCGAGACGGCGCTGTTCTGCGAGGACATGGCCGCGCTCGGCGTGCTGCCGCCGGACCGCTACGTCGCCGTGACCGAGGTCGTGCCGCAGATCGCCGAGGCCGTCGCCCGCATGCTCGAGGGCGGGAGCGCCTACCGGCTCGACGAGGACGTCTACTTCGCCGTCGACTCCGACCCGGCGTACGGCGGGGTCGCCCACCTCGACGACGCGACCGCGCGGGCCCTCTCCGCCGAGCGCGGCGGCGACCCCGACCGCCCGGGCAAGCGCGGGCCCCTCGACCCGCTGCTGTGGCGCGGCGAGCGGCCGGGCGAGCCCGCGTGGGACTCGCCGGTCGGCCGCGGCCGCCCCGGCTGGCACGTCGAGTGCACGGTGATCGCGCTGTCCTGCCTCGGCGGCGGGTTCGAGGTGCAGGGCGGCGGGCGCGACCTGGTCTTCCCGCACCACGAGATGAGCGCCTCGCACTCCCACGCGCTGGGCGAGGAGTTCGCGCAGGTCTACGCCCACGCCGGGCTGGTGGCCTACGAGGGCGAGAAGATCTCCAAGTCGCGCGGCAACCTCGTCCTCGTGTCGCGGCTGCGGGCGCAGGGCGTCGACCCCGCCGCGGTCCGCCTGGCGATCCTCGCCCACCACTACCGCAGCGAGTGGGAGTGGACCGACGAGGTGCTGGCCGAGGCCGTCGCGCGGCTCGGCCGCTGGCAGGCGGCGCTCGGCCGCAACGAGGGGCCCGACCCGGAGCCGGTGCTCGCCGGCGTGCGCGCGGCCATGGCCGACGACCTCGACGCGCCCGCCGCGCTCGCGCTCGTCGACGACTGGGCCGCCCGGGCGGTCGCGGGCGAGGGGGAGCAGGTCCCCGGCGCGCCGGGGCTGGTGGCCCGGACGGTCGACGCGCTGCTCGGGGTCCGGCTCTAG
- a CDS encoding SCO1664 family protein, with protein sequence MTALDLDSALTLLRTGEIEVQGRMVDASNATLYGAITADGVEAHCVYKPVAGERPLWDFPDGTLAGREVSAFLVSQAGGWGVVPPTVHRDGPFGPGMVQLWIEADATVELVDVVRRGALPRGWRAVLDARDAGGEAVLLAHADDERLRSMAVFDAVVNNADRKGGHILPTGSGPADPVHGVDHGICFNADEKLRTVLWGWAGQRLREEDREALVRVQEALDGPLGEALAGHLTRTEVAVTGRRVRRLLREGVMPMASESWPAIPWPAF encoded by the coding sequence ATGACCGCTCTCGACCTGGACAGCGCGCTCACCCTCCTGCGCACGGGGGAGATCGAGGTGCAAGGGCGGATGGTCGACGCCTCCAACGCCACGCTGTACGGCGCGATCACCGCCGACGGCGTCGAGGCCCACTGCGTCTACAAGCCGGTGGCGGGGGAGCGGCCGCTCTGGGACTTCCCCGACGGCACCCTCGCCGGGCGCGAGGTCTCGGCGTTCCTCGTCTCGCAGGCCGGCGGGTGGGGGGTCGTCCCGCCCACCGTCCACCGCGACGGCCCCTTCGGGCCCGGCATGGTCCAGCTGTGGATCGAGGCGGACGCCACCGTCGAGCTCGTCGACGTGGTGCGCCGCGGTGCGCTGCCGCGGGGGTGGCGCGCGGTCCTCGACGCCCGTGACGCCGGCGGCGAGGCCGTGCTGCTCGCCCACGCCGACGACGAGCGGCTCCGCTCGATGGCGGTCTTCGACGCCGTCGTCAACAACGCCGACCGCAAGGGCGGCCACATCCTGCCCACCGGCTCCGGACCGGCGGACCCCGTGCACGGCGTCGACCACGGCATCTGCTTCAACGCCGACGAGAAGCTCCGCACGGTCCTGTGGGGCTGGGCCGGGCAGCGGCTGCGCGAGGAGGACCGGGAGGCGCTGGTCCGCGTGCAGGAGGCGCTCGACGGCCCGCTCGGGGAGGCGCTCGCCGGCCACCTGACCCGTACCGAGGTCGCGGTGACGGGACGGCGGGTCCGCCGCCTGCTCCGGGAGGGCGTCATGCCGATGGCGTCGGAGTCCTGGCCCGCCATCCCGTGGCCGGCCTTCTGA